TATGTTGGAGCAAACAACCAAGACCGAAACAGGGGGAGTCTTGTTTGTCTTTCATGTCATGCGAAGTAGGGAGCAGTGATCGGATTTTTACAGTGTGGGTAGGGGTAAGTGTACTCTACCCTCTTTTTGTATAAAAAGGGTTCATTAGAAAGGGGATTCTTGTGGGAAAAGCCATAGGGATTTTAATCCTGTTTTTCCCATTGTTTTTTTCCTGTCATGTGTTAACAGAAAAAAAAAGATCTCAAGGGGAGGTACTAGGAAATGGTTCACATCAAGATCAGGAACAAATAATGGCTACCGTAGATGGCGTTTCCATCACTTCCCAACATGTGAAGGGGATGGAGCGGGAACTTCTTCCTCAATTTTCCGGTCACCAACATCTCTCCGATGAAAGAATGGGAGCGGTAAAAAAAAGGGCCCTGGTCGATTTAATTCAAAAAGAATTGATTTTCCAAGAAGGCAAACGTTTGGGGATTAAGGTTTCATTAGAGGAGATTTCCCATGAGGTTTCAAAAATTGAAAACCGGTTTCCCTCCGCCAAGGCTTTTGATGAACGCTTGGTTTTAGAAAATTTAACCGAAAATGAAATCCACAGAGGGGTTGAGCGTTTTTTATTAATACAAAAAACCCTTCAACAGGAAATTGAAAAGAAAATTTCCTTTGATGAAGAGGATTTGGAGCACTATTACCGGGATCATCCGGAGAAGTTTGTGTTACCCGAACAGATTAGGATCCGGCAGATTTTGTTAGGTGTTCTACCGTCAGCTTCCACCGAGGATTGGGAAAATACTCAACAGACTGCGATGAAACTCATTCAGAAAATCAATGAAGGTGAAGACTTTGAGGCCCTTGCTCAGGTTTATTCTGATGATGGGCAGACCCGGGATAAAGGAGGAGACCTTGGATGGGTACACCGGGGCCAAATGAGCTTAAGGGAGGTGGAAGAAATTGCGTATCGGTTAAAGGTGGGGGAAACCAGCGATCCGATTCGGACTTTATACGGCTACTTTATTATCCGGGTAGAAGAAGTAATGCCTCAGCGTCAGCTTCAATATTTGGAAATTAACAAAGGTTTACTTAAAGAAGAACTTAAGCGTTCGGCCATAGAAAGGCGAAAGGAGAAATGGTTGAAGGGGCTACAAGAGAAAACAGAGATTAAATTATTCATTCCTCAA
Above is a window of Nitrospiria bacterium DNA encoding:
- a CDS encoding peptidylprolyl isomerase, yielding MGKAIGILILFFPLFFSCHVLTEKKRSQGEVLGNGSHQDQEQIMATVDGVSITSQHVKGMERELLPQFSGHQHLSDERMGAVKKRALVDLIQKELIFQEGKRLGIKVSLEEISHEVSKIENRFPSAKAFDERLVLENLTENEIHRGVERFLLIQKTLQQEIEKKISFDEEDLEHYYRDHPEKFVLPEQIRIRQILLGVLPSASTEDWENTQQTAMKLIQKINEGEDFEALAQVYSDDGQTRDKGGDLGWVHRGQMSLREVEEIAYRLKVGETSDPIRTLYGYFIIRVEEVMPQRQLQYLEINKGLLKEELKRSAIERRKEKWLKGLQEKTEIKLFIPQ